The Pyrus communis chromosome 2, drPyrComm1.1, whole genome shotgun sequence genome includes a window with the following:
- the LOC137722572 gene encoding glucan endo-1,3-beta-glucosidase 14-like: protein MATFFSRTAIFKIFLVFCLCFSDIGFLQGTTSLGINYGQLGNNLLPPEKVLDLLSSLKVTKARIYDTNPQILTAFANSGVELMVTIENAMLGQLMNPQAAFQWVSFHIKPYFPATKITSIAVGNEVFTDDDTTVLLSNLVPAMISIQTALAQLGLDSYIKVSTPCSLAVLEESYPPSAGSFKPEVAPVMTQMLQFLQSTKAPFWINAYPYFAYQGDPNRVSLDYVLFNPNQGMVDPFTKLHYDNMLYAQVDAAIYAMARLGFNGIEVRISETGWPSSGDSNEIGATLQNAAIYNRNLLRRQLENEGTPLRPKMRLEVYVFALFNENMKPGPTSERNYGLFHPDGTMAYNVGLSAKSTSRSPTSSSSSSSSSSSTTSSPSISEVFSSATKAATMEYHQSWVCWISVCMLTFHVFMGRPF from the exons atgGCCACATTTTTCAGCAGAACTGCCATTTTCAagatttttcttgtattttgtcTATGTTTCTCGG ATATTGGTTTCCTACAAGGAACTACATCACTTGGCATCAACTATGGCCAACTTGGCAACAATTTACTTCCGCCAGAGAAAGTCCTGGACCTCTTGAGCTCCCTCAAGGTAACGAAAGCACGAATCTATGACAcgaatcctcaaatcctcacgGCATTTGCCAATTCCGGCGTCGAGCTAATGGTGACGATCGAAAACGCCATGTTAGGCCAGTTGATGAACCCTCAAGCAGCCTTCCAATGGGTTAGCTTCCACATCAAGCCTTATTTCCCAGCCACCAAAATCACCAGCATTGCCGTAGGCAACGAGGTCTTCACAGATGATGACACAACAGTACTATTATCCAATCTTGTCCCGGCCATGATCAGCATCCAAACGGCACTAGCTCAGCTAGGCCTTGATTCCTACATTAAAGTCTCCACCCCATGTTCTCTGGCGGTCCTCGAAGAATCCTACCCGCCTTCGGCCGGAAGTTTCAAACCCGAGGTGGCTCCGGTCATGACACAAATGTTACAGTTCTTGCAAAGCACAAAGGCACCTTTTTGGATCAATGCCTATCCATATTTTGCATACCAGGGTGATCCAAACAGAGTCTCTTTGGACTACGTACTATTTAACCCCAACCAAGGGATGGTTGACCCTTTCACCAAGCTACACTATGACAACATGTTGTATGCACAAGTAGATGCAGCCATTTATGCCATGGCTAGGTTAGGGTTCAATGGTATTGAGGTCAGGATTTCGGAAACGGGCTGGCCATCCAGTGGGGACTCGAATGAAATCGGTGCAACGCTACAGAATGCTGCCATTTACAACAGGAATCTGTTGAGGAGGCAGCTCGAAAATGAAGGCACTCCTCTGAGGCCTAAAATGAGGTTGGAGGTCTATGTGTTTGCTTTGTTCAATGAGAATATGAAGCCCGGACCGACGTCCGAAAGGAACTACGGACTATTTCATCCGGATGGGACTATGGCTTACAATGTTGGATTGTCTGCCAAATCAACTAGTAGATCACCaacttcatcatcatcttcGTCATCGTCATCGTCATCAACAACCTCATCACCTTCCATTTCTGAGGTCTTTTCCTCTGCTACAAAG GCAGCAACCATGGAATATCATCAAAGCTGGGTGTGCTGGATTTCTGTTTGCATGCTGACCTTCCATGTTTTTATGGGAAGACCATTTTAA